Part of the Zea mays cultivar B73 chromosome 4, Zm-B73-REFERENCE-NAM-5.0, whole genome shotgun sequence genome is shown below.
TCCATGACAAACTTGGGAATTTCTGAGCCCCTGAAGAGCCAGAGCCCCTTGACCTTGAAAGGGGGCTCAGAGCCTACCACAAGCATCTTGCCAAAGGCGTATTTGCGGCACAGGTCCATCCGCTGCAGGAAGCCACCAACCTTGTTCATGGTCACAAACGACACTGTGTTCTCATCATTGTACTTGTAGTCACAGAACCACAGGGAGTAGCCCTCTGGGTCGTACATATCCCAGAAACCTAAAATACATGAGAGTTTGAGTTCAGTTGGTTCGTACATTGCACTACTGACAGATCAAAACTTAGGAACTGCTTaaaacaccaaaaagatataccaAACCCAGCTGCCTTATTACTTGACCAGCTGTCCTTGAGGCACATTCTTGATTAAAGTAACTCAAGATTTTATGTTTCTAGTTAGTAATATCTCATGTAGCCATAATCATTATTAAAACTATGTAACCATAATCATTGTTAAAAAAATTCAACAGGAATTTAACAACAAGCAAACATACCTTTAATAGCAACCTCACGGAAGTTGGTTTTCGTGTTAGAGTACAGCCTCTTCCAATCATCAAGAATCATCTTGCTAGGAGGAAGCAAATCAAGAGGGTTCTTTGGCTTAGGCTTTGGTGCCTCCTCTTCTTCTGCTGATTTCTCAGTTACCTTGGGCTTCGGAGCCTCCTTTTTGGTTTCCTTAGGCTTCTGCACTTTGGCTGGAGCAGCCTTCTGTGGAACAAGTGGCACAGCTTCTGCCTGCTTAACGTCACCAATGACCTTTTTGAAGTTTGGTTGGTTAACCATGGTCCAGAAATACCTCTCAACATGAGGGAACTCTGAGGTAAAACTCTTAGTCAAGATACGGCTAAATCCCATACAGAGATTGCATGTCATCACGATATCCGCGAGAGTCACTGAATGCCCAACAAGGAATGTGTTTGATGCAAGATGGGTGCTCAGAGAACCCAATGCTCTCTTCAAGGCAGCAATAGTTGATTCTTCTACCTGTTGGGCAAATGAGAATATAAGACTACAATCAAGCTATTGAGAAGGAAGTGTTGGCCACATGAAAATACATACCACACCAGCATGGGGATAAAACCCCATCCGTGGGTACAACCACTTTCCAATGTTTGCATCAATCTCTGTTGCAGCAAAGTCAATCCATTGCTCAATATGGGCCTGAAACAAGCGCAGGTTCAAGCAGACAGAAACATCTAAGCAAACAATGGCATGCAAGAAAATATTAAATGATTTTAATAAAAATATTGAACATCACTCACATAATCAATCAGTGAAGATCCATAAAGTGGGTTATCAGCCTTCAAGCGAGTAACTTCAAAAAGATGACAGAATTCAGTGCTAAAAAAATAAATGCAAACAGGAGACTAAAAAACCCAATGGTTGCTACATTTGAATTACCATATCTTGCAATTGCATTGCTCTCAAAAACAGGACCATCAGGAGTCTCCAGGACAGGAATCTACAAAGAATTGCCTGAATTACATCCTGGACTATTCCGATCACCTTATTAACATATACAGGTTTTTTTCATACCTTCCCAATAGGGTTCATCTTGAGGAACTCTGGAGTTTTGTTGGAGACACCCATTTGAAAGTCCTTCACCAACTCAACCTTGACACCGCTGTATTCtgcggcaattagtgttttgaatGCATTTTTGTTACCACTGTTAGCATGCAGTACCTACACAATGCAGAAGGTTGGTCACATGTCTACATATCGACACAAAACATATGAAAATCTGGAATATCAGAAAAAGGGAGAATATAAG
Proteins encoded:
- the LOC100284862 gene encoding elongation factor 1-gamma 2, which encodes MVLVLHANSGNKNAFKTLIAAEYSGVKVELVKDFQMGVSNKTPEFLKMNPIGKIPVLETPDGPVFESNAIARYVTRLKADNPLYGSSLIDYAHIEQWIDFAATEIDANIGKWLYPRMGFYPHAGVVEESTIAALKRALGSLSTHLASNTFLVGHSVTLADIVMTCNLCMGFSRILTKSFTSEFPHVERYFWTMVNQPNFKKVIGDVKQAEAVPLVPQKAAPAKVQKPKETKKEAPKPKVTEKSAEEEEAPKPKPKNPLDLLPPSKMILDDWKRLYSNTKTNFREVAIKGFWDMYDPEGYSLWFCDYKYNDENTVSFVTMNKVGGFLQRMDLCRKYAFGKMLVVGSEPPFKVKGLWLFRGSEIPKFVMDEVYDMELYEWTKVDLSDEAQKERVNAMIEDQEPFEGEALLDAKCFK